A part of Halobacillus shinanisalinarum genomic DNA contains:
- a CDS encoding ATPase, with translation MGQPLFISIEGGRELVIATDNAGGIGLKADDMVHVSYKKVVESLFRVSLMDCLAVGATPFAVTISNFVGDEVWGELEQTVRNLGNSLGYSLDITGSTESNMEMSQSAISLSILGWVGSTEKRIGISPEICRVALIGEPLVGKDVLSHPEKIAPLELFAAITKQNWVFETLPVGSKGIQHSVEVLEKRNGWGKRDLEIPFDEKASGGPSTSFMITYDQKWKGELLNLAGSYITLLN, from the coding sequence ATGGGACAACCATTGTTTATTTCTATTGAGGGGGGACGTGAACTTGTCATAGCCACTGATAACGCAGGAGGGATTGGTTTAAAAGCAGATGACATGGTTCACGTCTCTTATAAAAAAGTTGTGGAATCCTTGTTTCGTGTGTCATTAATGGATTGTTTAGCAGTAGGAGCAACACCGTTTGCTGTAACGATCAGTAATTTTGTTGGCGACGAGGTGTGGGGAGAGCTCGAACAAACCGTTAGAAACCTTGGGAATTCGCTTGGTTACTCTCTGGATATTACCGGAAGTACTGAATCGAATATGGAAATGAGTCAGTCGGCGATAAGCTTATCTATACTTGGCTGGGTTGGTTCTACAGAAAAAAGAATAGGTATTTCCCCGGAAATATGTAGGGTAGCTCTCATTGGTGAGCCACTTGTCGGGAAGGATGTTCTCTCCCATCCTGAAAAAATAGCTCCGCTTGAATTGTTTGCAGCGATTACAAAACAAAACTGGGTTTTTGAAACTTTGCCTGTTGGTTCAAAAGGGATTCAACATAGTGTCGAGGTGTTGGAAAAAAGAAATGGCTGGGGGAAGAGGGATTTAGAAATTCCGTTTGACGAGAAAGCCTCTGGCGGTCCATCAACTAGTTTTATGATTACTTATGATCAGAAGTGGAAGGGAGAGTTATTGAATTTAGCTGGCAGCTACATCACTCTTTTAAACTAA
- a CDS encoding S8 family peptidase, translated as MSEVRLIPFRTEEVLEATSEVPKGIEMIEAPALWEGTKQGKGNVIAIIDTGCQTDHPDLKGRIIGGKNFTTDYDGDETNFSDNNGHGTHVSGTVAAIEDGNGVVGAAPQANLLVLKVLTGEGSGKMQWIIDAIDYATNWTGPNGEKVRVMSMSLGGPKDIPELHTVIQEAVKNDISVVCAAGNAGDGREDTPEYGYPGAYNEVIQVGAVDFERNLAEFTNTNNEIDLVAPGVNILSTYLEGKYAKLSGTSMATPHVSGSLALIISLAEEQFQRRMTEAEIFSQLVKRTVSLGHSKVAEGNGLVSLAFQDKLESLFSTHNRKQETTTPSYSTK; from the coding sequence ATGAGCGAAGTGAGATTAATTCCGTTTCGTACGGAAGAAGTGTTGGAAGCGACCTCAGAAGTACCTAAAGGAATTGAGATGATCGAAGCCCCTGCTCTTTGGGAAGGAACAAAACAGGGTAAAGGGAATGTCATAGCTATCATTGATACGGGCTGCCAGACAGACCACCCTGATCTTAAAGGTCGTATTATCGGGGGAAAGAACTTTACTACAGATTATGATGGGGACGAGACGAATTTTAGTGACAATAATGGGCATGGAACTCATGTCTCCGGGACCGTCGCTGCGATTGAAGATGGAAATGGAGTGGTTGGAGCGGCTCCTCAAGCAAATCTTCTCGTTTTAAAAGTGCTGACCGGAGAGGGAAGCGGAAAGATGCAGTGGATCATTGACGCCATTGATTACGCGACAAATTGGACTGGGCCTAATGGTGAAAAGGTAAGAGTCATGTCGATGTCCCTAGGTGGTCCTAAAGATATACCTGAACTGCATACGGTCATTCAAGAGGCCGTGAAGAATGACATTTCTGTGGTTTGTGCCGCTGGAAATGCAGGCGATGGTCGTGAGGATACACCTGAATATGGTTATCCTGGTGCCTATAACGAAGTCATTCAAGTAGGTGCGGTAGATTTTGAACGTAACCTTGCAGAGTTTACCAATACAAATAATGAGATCGACCTCGTAGCGCCTGGTGTGAATATTCTATCAACCTATCTGGAAGGAAAGTATGCAAAGCTATCTGGAACTTCGATGGCTACACCGCACGTGTCAGGCTCCTTAGCTTTGATCATTAGTTTAGCAGAGGAACAATTTCAAAGACGTATGACGGAAGCTGAAATCTTCTCACAGTTGGTAAAACGGACGGTTTCACTAGGTCATTCCAAGGTGGCAGAAGGAAACGGGCTTGTATCGTTAGCCTTTCAGGATAAGTTAGAGAGTTTATTTAGTACTCATAATAGAAAACAGGAGACTACAACACCCTCTTACTCTACCAAATAA
- the gltB gene encoding glutamate synthase large subunit — MQKNGYPIPQGLYHPDFEHEACGIGMIANIDGTKSHSIVENAVTILCNLEHRGGQAADVSTGDGAGILTQIPHYFFKKQCEKEDIELPAEGEYGVGMLFLPYDHDTRMKCKEIFEDIVKEEGQTFLGWRTVPVNDSFVGNDAKKTKPFIRQAFVAPSEGIKDRMEFERRLYIIRKRAEMMIAKMEGFDDFYLCSLSTSTIVYKGMLVPEQLDSFYIDLNHPDFKTALALVHSRFSTNTFPSWKRSHPNRFTIHNGEFNTLRGNVNWMRARQELCESEYFNEEDLQKLLPVIDSNGSDSSMFDNAFEFLYLSGRSLAHTAMMMVPEPWSNDDTIHPEKKDFYEYHSCLMEPWDGPAALAYTDGKQIGACLDRNGLRPARYYVTKDGMIVLGSEVGALDIFADDIAYKDRLHPGKMLLVDLEKGKIIPDEDIKLEISGEKPYREWLEEYKWDLEDLPEPMHHPSTRIENLIDHQLAFGYTTEELNKILIPLVSDGKDPVGSMGYDSPLAVLSKKPQLLYSYFKQLFAQVTNPPIDAIREKIITMVETTIGAEGNLVNPQPESCRKIKLETPILTNPELDKLRQQKLEGFQTETLSILFNTANQSDQMEHALDALFKQADQAIEKGTTLLILSDRGIDENHAAMPALLAVSGLHHHLIRQGTRTKVSLLVESGEPREVHHFATLLGYGAEGINPYLAYESLDALIEKGDIAVASLDEAVDRYIHSVTDGVIKVLSKMGISTIQSYRGAQIFEAVGIHTDVIDKYFTRTASRLGGIGLDIIEKEVRMRHERGFSKQRLSGKTLDAGDEFQYRADGEDHQYNPKTIHTLQHACRTNNYNLFKDYSKLLTDETSNLQSLRGLISFKERRPIPLEEVESVEEITRRFKTGAMSYGSISEEAHEALAIAMNRVGGRSNTGEGGENPDRFTPDENGDSRRSSIKQVASGRFGVNSHYLVNADEIQIKIAQGAKPGEGGHLPGKKVYPWIAEVRGSTPGVELISPPPHHDIYSIEDLAELIHNLKNANPRARVSVKLVSAVGVGTIAAGVAKGRADLVLISGYDGGTGAAPRTSLKHTGLPWEIGLAETHQTLMLNRLRDRIVVETDGKMMTGRDIVVATLLGAEEYGFSTAPLVVLGCVMMRVCHLDTCPVGVATQNPELRKKFGGDPEHVANFMRFIAQEARELMAELGFRTINEMIGRSDVLQANEAIDHWKAKGVDLSALLYQPEVSPEVGHYAMYEQDHGLDKTVDREELIPLCKKALENQEPVTSTGSIRNIHRVTGTILGSEITRRYGAAGLKEDTIQLTFKGSAGQSFGAFIPRGMTLRLVGDANDYVGKGLSGGKIIVHPSRKSTFLPEENTIIGNVSLYGASDGEAYINGLAGERFCVRNSGAEVVVEGVGDHGCEYMTGGKVVILGGTGRNFGAGMSGGVAYVMDDSEAAFERKCNKELVHVQQLTDRQEIEELHELVRKHVLYTHSPKGQRILEDWDDIVPMFKRVIPKAYLEVQNRIKVLKQEGLTKFDAEMQAFEESKQEKKPVEA; from the coding sequence ATGCAAAAAAATGGCTATCCTATTCCGCAAGGGTTATATCATCCTGACTTTGAACATGAAGCTTGCGGGATCGGCATGATCGCAAACATAGATGGGACAAAATCACATAGTATTGTTGAAAATGCAGTAACAATCCTATGTAACCTGGAACACCGGGGAGGCCAAGCTGCTGATGTAAGTACAGGGGACGGAGCGGGAATACTAACGCAAATTCCTCACTACTTTTTTAAGAAACAATGTGAAAAAGAAGATATAGAGCTGCCTGCAGAAGGCGAATATGGTGTGGGAATGTTATTTCTCCCATACGATCACGATACACGAATGAAGTGTAAGGAAATCTTTGAAGATATTGTAAAGGAAGAGGGACAAACTTTCCTTGGCTGGCGTACCGTACCCGTTAACGATTCCTTTGTAGGTAATGACGCTAAAAAGACAAAACCGTTTATTCGTCAGGCATTTGTTGCGCCTAGTGAAGGCATTAAAGACAGAATGGAATTTGAGCGCAGACTTTATATTATCCGCAAGCGCGCTGAGATGATGATTGCAAAGATGGAAGGCTTTGATGACTTTTATTTATGCAGCTTGTCAACGAGCACGATTGTTTACAAGGGAATGCTCGTACCTGAACAACTAGATTCCTTTTATATTGATTTGAACCACCCTGATTTCAAAACGGCTCTTGCTTTAGTACATTCACGCTTCAGCACAAATACGTTCCCTAGTTGGAAACGTTCCCACCCGAACCGTTTTACGATTCATAATGGTGAATTTAATACGTTAAGAGGTAATGTGAACTGGATGCGGGCTCGTCAGGAACTTTGCGAATCGGAATACTTCAATGAAGAAGACCTCCAAAAGTTGCTGCCTGTTATTGATTCGAATGGCAGTGATTCCTCGATGTTCGATAATGCGTTTGAATTCCTTTATTTATCTGGACGATCACTTGCTCATACGGCAATGATGATGGTACCTGAGCCTTGGTCAAATGATGATACGATCCATCCGGAGAAGAAGGATTTCTATGAATACCATAGTTGCTTAATGGAGCCATGGGACGGACCTGCTGCTCTTGCTTATACAGATGGAAAGCAAATCGGAGCTTGTTTAGACCGGAATGGTTTACGCCCGGCCCGTTATTATGTAACGAAGGATGGCATGATTGTCCTTGGATCCGAAGTTGGCGCGTTAGACATTTTCGCTGACGATATTGCATATAAAGATAGACTTCATCCTGGGAAAATGCTTCTTGTTGATTTGGAAAAAGGGAAGATTATTCCTGATGAAGACATTAAACTGGAGATTTCTGGTGAAAAACCTTATAGAGAATGGTTAGAAGAGTACAAGTGGGACCTGGAAGATTTACCTGAGCCTATGCATCACCCAAGTACGCGAATTGAAAATTTGATTGATCATCAACTGGCTTTTGGTTATACAACCGAGGAACTAAATAAAATATTGATTCCACTTGTTTCAGATGGAAAAGACCCCGTTGGGTCAATGGGCTATGATTCTCCACTCGCCGTTCTTTCCAAAAAGCCTCAGCTTTTATACAGCTACTTTAAACAGCTTTTTGCCCAAGTGACGAACCCGCCGATTGATGCGATCCGTGAAAAGATCATAACAATGGTTGAGACCACGATTGGCGCAGAAGGGAACTTAGTGAACCCACAGCCAGAATCGTGTAGAAAAATAAAGTTAGAAACGCCGATCTTAACAAACCCCGAATTAGATAAGCTGCGTCAACAAAAACTTGAAGGCTTTCAAACAGAAACACTTTCGATTCTGTTTAATACTGCAAATCAATCTGATCAGATGGAGCATGCACTTGATGCTTTGTTTAAACAGGCTGATCAAGCGATTGAAAAAGGTACGACCTTACTCATTTTATCTGATCGGGGGATTGATGAGAACCACGCAGCAATGCCGGCATTGCTAGCTGTATCAGGTTTGCACCATCATTTAATTCGTCAAGGAACGAGAACGAAGGTGAGTTTGCTGGTTGAGTCAGGCGAGCCGCGTGAGGTGCACCATTTTGCTACGCTTCTTGGTTATGGGGCAGAAGGAATCAATCCGTATTTAGCGTATGAATCGTTAGATGCGCTCATCGAAAAGGGAGATATCGCGGTTGCTTCATTAGATGAAGCAGTGGATCGTTACATTCACTCTGTTACGGATGGGGTTATAAAAGTCCTTTCGAAAATGGGAATATCAACAATCCAAAGTTACCGTGGAGCACAAATCTTTGAAGCAGTGGGGATCCACACTGATGTGATTGACAAGTATTTCACACGAACGGCATCTCGTCTTGGCGGAATTGGCTTAGATATTATTGAAAAAGAAGTACGCATGCGCCATGAACGCGGATTTAGTAAACAAAGACTCAGCGGGAAAACACTTGATGCAGGGGATGAGTTCCAATATCGAGCAGATGGAGAAGATCATCAGTATAATCCTAAAACGATCCATACCCTTCAGCATGCATGCCGTACGAATAATTACAACCTTTTTAAAGACTATTCGAAACTGCTAACAGACGAAACGAGCAACTTGCAATCACTGCGTGGACTTATTTCCTTTAAGGAACGGAGGCCTATTCCTCTTGAAGAGGTAGAGTCTGTAGAAGAGATTACAAGAAGGTTCAAAACAGGTGCAATGTCTTACGGATCAATCAGCGAGGAAGCTCACGAGGCCCTTGCGATTGCAATGAACCGTGTCGGCGGGCGCAGTAATACAGGAGAAGGCGGAGAAAATCCTGACCGTTTTACTCCAGATGAGAATGGTGATTCGCGCCGAAGTTCGATTAAGCAAGTGGCATCAGGACGCTTCGGAGTAAACAGCCACTATCTTGTGAATGCGGATGAGATTCAAATTAAAATTGCCCAAGGTGCGAAGCCAGGCGAGGGCGGACACCTCCCAGGGAAGAAAGTTTACCCATGGATTGCAGAAGTACGCGGATCCACACCTGGTGTAGAACTGATTTCACCACCGCCACACCACGATATTTATTCGATTGAGGATTTAGCTGAGCTGATTCATAACTTGAAAAACGCCAACCCTAGAGCACGTGTAAGCGTAAAGCTCGTCTCGGCTGTTGGAGTAGGAACGATAGCCGCCGGTGTAGCCAAAGGCCGAGCGGATCTCGTGCTAATTAGCGGTTATGATGGCGGAACAGGTGCGGCTCCTAGAACGAGTCTTAAACACACGGGGCTGCCATGGGAAATTGGTTTAGCCGAAACCCACCAAACCTTGATGCTTAACCGTTTGCGGGATCGTATCGTCGTTGAAACGGACGGGAAAATGATGACAGGACGTGACATTGTTGTCGCGACCCTTCTAGGTGCTGAGGAATATGGCTTCTCTACGGCTCCACTCGTTGTACTTGGCTGTGTAATGATGCGCGTTTGTCATCTCGACACATGCCCCGTAGGTGTAGCTACCCAAAACCCTGAGCTTAGGAAAAAGTTCGGCGGCGATCCCGAGCATGTCGCAAACTTCATGCGTTTTATTGCCCAGGAAGCACGTGAGCTTATGGCAGAACTTGGGTTTAGAACAATTAATGAAATGATTGGAAGATCGGACGTACTGCAAGCCAATGAAGCGATTGATCATTGGAAGGCAAAAGGTGTAGATTTATCGGCCCTGCTTTACCAACCGGAAGTTTCTCCAGAAGTAGGCCATTATGCCATGTATGAGCAGGATCACGGCTTGGATAAGACAGTCGACCGTGAAGAACTCATCCCATTATGTAAAAAGGCGCTCGAAAACCAAGAGCCGGTTACAAGTACAGGATCGATCAGAAACATCCACCGTGTAACAGGAACCATTCTTGGTAGTGAGATTACTAGACGATACGGAGCGGCCGGCTTAAAAGAAGATACCATTCAATTGACGTTTAAAGGTTCGGCAGGACAGAGCTTCGGAGCCTTTATCCCGAGAGGAATGACATTGAGACTCGTTGGAGATGCCAATGACTATGTTGGAAAAGGCTTATCTGGCGGCAAGATCATCGTTCATCCTTCAAGGAAATCTACATTCCTCCCAGAAGAAAATACGATTATCGGGAATGTGTCACTCTATGGTGCTTCGGATGGTGAAGCCTATATCAACGGACTTGCTGGGGAACGTTTCTGTGTAAGAAATAGTGGTGCTGAAGTCGTTGTGGAAGGTGTTGGCGACCACGGCTGTGAATATATGACAGGTGGAAAGGTTGTTATCCTTGGAGGCACAGGCCGAAACTTCGGTGCTGGAATGTCCGGGGGTGTCGCCTACGTGATGGATGATTCAGAAGCAGCCTTCGAGAGAAAGTGTAATAAAGAGCTTGTGCACGTCCAGCAATTAACCGACCGGCAGGAAATCGAAGAATTACACGAACTAGTGAGAAAGCATGTACTTTACACGCACAGTCCAAAGGGACAACGTATTCTTGAAGATTGGGACGATATTGTACCGATGTTTAAACGTGTTATTCCAAAAGCATATCTAGAAGTACAAAATAGAATTAAAGTCTTGAAGCAAGAAGGATTAACCAAGTTTGATGCTGAAATGCAAGCATTTGAAGAAAGCAAACAAGAGAAGAAGCCTGTAGAAGCTTAA
- the purU gene encoding formyltetrahydrofolate deformylase: MKSYIQHHIDTFKENNRNKGRLLVKCPDQPGIVSAISLYLGEHDANIIESNQYTTDPENGIFFLRMEFECPNLQEKRKKLEKQFLEVAYKFSMEWEINFLYDVKKAAIFVSKELHCLRELLLEWQSGDLMTDVVLVVSNHEECREIVESFNIPFYYIPANKDIRKEVEAKQLQLLKDYEVDLIVLARYMQILTPEFVRAHQAQIINIHHSFLPAFVGANPHKRAFERGVKLIGATAHYVTNDLDEGPIIEQDIIRVDHRDTVEDLKKKGRSVERSVLARGVKWAIEDRLIVHENKTIVL; encoded by the coding sequence ATGAAGTCATATATTCAACACCACATCGATACATTTAAAGAAAATAATAGAAATAAGGGGCGTCTACTAGTCAAATGCCCCGACCAACCCGGCATCGTGTCAGCCATATCCCTGTACTTAGGTGAACACGATGCTAATATCATCGAGTCCAATCAATACACAACTGATCCAGAGAATGGGATCTTCTTTCTCCGTATGGAGTTTGAGTGCCCGAACTTGCAGGAAAAGAGAAAAAAGCTTGAGAAGCAATTTTTAGAGGTTGCTTATAAATTTTCTATGGAATGGGAAATCAATTTTCTCTATGATGTCAAAAAGGCCGCCATTTTTGTATCAAAAGAACTGCATTGTTTACGAGAGCTGTTACTGGAGTGGCAGAGTGGAGACCTTATGACAGATGTTGTTCTCGTAGTTAGTAATCATGAAGAATGCCGCGAGATTGTTGAATCCTTTAATATTCCTTTCTATTATATACCTGCAAATAAGGATATTCGTAAAGAGGTAGAAGCAAAGCAATTGCAGCTATTAAAAGATTACGAGGTAGACCTGATCGTGCTGGCTCGTTATATGCAAATCTTAACTCCGGAATTTGTTCGCGCCCATCAAGCTCAAATTATTAACATCCATCATTCCTTCTTACCGGCCTTTGTTGGAGCAAACCCGCATAAGCGTGCTTTTGAGCGAGGGGTGAAGCTAATAGGGGCCACTGCACATTATGTGACAAATGATTTGGATGAAGGCCCTATCATTGAACAAGATATTATTCGAGTTGATCATCGTGATACAGTAGAGGATTTGAAGAAAAAAGGTCGGTCTGTTGAGCGCAGCGTCCTGGCTCGTGGCGTGAAATGGGCAATAGAGGATCGTTTAATTGTCCATGAGAACAAGACAATTGTTTTGTGA
- a CDS encoding DmpA family aminopeptidase, whose protein sequence is MRKQRRIRDYDVEVGQLQPGRLNSITDVEGVTVGHVTLSNEGMQTGVTAIIPHQGNLFKEKLIASSHVINGFGKTMGTIQVEELGTIETPIILTNTFNTSTASLALTEYMMAENPEIGRTTGTINPVIGECNDMYLNDIRAQFVEKHHVLTALDSATSEFEEGAAGAGAGMLCYSLKGGVGTASRKIELEHGTYTIGVLVLANFGMLSDLTINGRTLGMELREALLRLPEEKDKGSVMIIVATDLPVSERQLNRMIKRTVTGLSRTGSNISNGSGDIVIGFSTATKIPHEKPNHCLSIPTIHEEDIDLPFRAVGEATEEAILNALITARHTVGRDGHMRPTLSDLLVKHDIQL, encoded by the coding sequence ATGCGAAAACAAAGGAGAATACGAGATTATGATGTGGAAGTCGGCCAATTGCAACCGGGCAGACTAAATTCAATTACGGATGTTGAAGGAGTTACGGTGGGCCATGTCACGCTAAGTAACGAAGGGATGCAGACAGGAGTGACAGCCATTATCCCTCACCAAGGGAATCTGTTTAAAGAGAAACTGATCGCCTCAAGTCATGTGATTAACGGCTTTGGTAAAACCATGGGGACGATTCAAGTAGAAGAACTAGGTACAATTGAAACGCCAATTATTTTAACGAATACGTTCAATACCAGTACAGCTTCCTTGGCACTGACAGAATATATGATGGCAGAAAATCCGGAGATCGGCAGAACGACTGGAACAATTAACCCCGTAATTGGTGAATGTAATGATATGTACCTTAATGATATTCGTGCTCAATTTGTAGAGAAGCACCACGTTTTGACAGCATTAGATTCAGCCACCTCCGAATTTGAGGAAGGGGCTGCTGGGGCAGGAGCAGGAATGCTTTGCTACTCGCTAAAAGGGGGAGTCGGAACCGCTTCGCGAAAAATTGAACTTGAGCACGGAACCTATACGATAGGGGTTTTAGTATTGGCGAATTTCGGTATGTTAAGCGACTTAACGATTAATGGAAGGACTCTAGGCATGGAGTTGCGCGAAGCTCTCCTTCGCCTTCCAGAGGAAAAGGATAAAGGATCGGTTATGATAATTGTTGCAACAGACCTTCCCGTCTCGGAAAGACAGCTTAATCGAATGATCAAGCGTACCGTAACAGGATTATCTCGTACAGGTTCAAACATTTCGAATGGAAGTGGTGATATTGTCATCGGATTTTCAACAGCAACGAAAATCCCTCACGAAAAACCAAATCATTGTTTGTCCATTCCTACGATTCATGAGGAGGATATCGATCTCCCGTTTCGAGCCGTTGGTGAAGCCACTGAGGAGGCTATACTGAATGCTTTAATTACGGCACGACATACTGTAGGCAGGGATGGTCATATGCGGCCCACCCTATCAGACTTGCTTGTAAAACATGACATCCAACTATGA
- a CDS encoding cob(I)yrinic acid a,c-diamide adenosyltransferase, translating into MRLYTKTGDKGQTSVIGGRVDKDDVRVEAYGTVDEANSFVGKARSELTDSRFSDVQEELEKIQHELFDCGSDLANKKSNRPFKLQEESVEWLEQRMDDYIKQAPELERFILPGGSPAASTLHIARTITRRAERLVVSLQKHETIHPVCLTYLNRLSDYFFALARYVNMILETKDVEYIRSAKVFRSPNKKSKDEE; encoded by the coding sequence ATTATATACAAAAACAGGTGACAAGGGACAAACGAGCGTTATCGGCGGCAGAGTGGATAAAGACGATGTACGTGTAGAAGCTTATGGGACGGTGGACGAGGCGAATAGTTTTGTAGGGAAGGCACGCTCAGAGTTAACAGATTCCCGCTTTAGTGATGTTCAAGAGGAACTTGAGAAAATCCAACATGAACTGTTCGACTGTGGCAGTGATTTGGCAAATAAAAAGTCAAACCGTCCCTTCAAGCTTCAAGAAGAGAGTGTTGAGTGGCTGGAGCAACGGATGGATGATTACATTAAGCAAGCACCAGAATTGGAGCGGTTTATTTTACCGGGTGGATCACCAGCAGCATCAACGCTACACATCGCTCGGACGATTACTCGCCGTGCCGAACGCCTCGTCGTCTCCTTGCAAAAACATGAAACGATCCATCCTGTCTGCCTGACTTATTTGAACCGACTATCCGATTACTTTTTTGCTCTGGCACGCTATGTGAATATGATCCTCGAAACAAAGGATGTCGAGTACATTCGCAGTGCAAAAGTATTCCGTTCCCCAAATAAGAAATCGAAAGACGAAGAGTGA